A stretch of the Malus sylvestris chromosome 10, drMalSylv7.2, whole genome shotgun sequence genome encodes the following:
- the LOC126585088 gene encoding transcription elongation factor SPT6 homolog, whose amino-acid sequence MGKGVVSDEEDEMIHGEDEDRSLVDDVAVDDSDGGGDGDDVEDEEEEGEGLDEYEKDDFLVDDVEDEEEEEEGRADSDEEERQKKKKKKKREEYVLDDDDYDLLEDNNVYAFRRKSQGKFKRLKKAQRNSEGVSDGKTIEQSLFDGEEGYPLEDIAEEEEPEAEADGDVGEDDMADFIVDDEEFDVTGSPVRQGKVKRRKSTKAPEVPSSSLQEAHDIFGDPQQLIELRKQGLDSGEWRNMRIKDQFEPSVLSEKYMTDKDEQIQALDIPERIQIYETCTGSPPLNAKRIDDESTWIYDQLTSGIIPFYGMTDLGKSISRDDIRNFLELHHVQMFDIPFIAMYRKEECLSLLKDPKHLELEDENQDKNKNKPELKWHRLLWTIQDLDRKWLLLQKRKSALKSYYKKRFEVESQCISEETRLTLNQQLFESVMKSLEAAKSEREVDDADAKFNLHFPPGEGGVDAGQYKRPKRKSLYSICIKAGLWHAARKFGYSSEQFGLQLSLENMRMDELEDAKETPEEMASTFTCAMFDTPQAVLKGARHMAAVEISWEPCVRKYVRSNYLDITEISTNPTLEGNVAIDASHQFAGVKWLKRKPLNRFEGAQWLLIQKAEEEKLLQVTIQLPEDRLNKLISDFNEYYLSDGVSKSAQLWNEQRKLILQDALFNFLLPSIEKEARSLLTSRAKHWLRVEYGNALWNQVSVGPYQRKENDGSSNNEAAPKVMACFWGPGNPATTFVMLDSSGEVLDVLYAGALSLRFLNANDEKRKKDEQERILKFMIDHQPHVVVLGGVNLSCTRLKDDIYEIIYKMVEEHPRDVGADMDGLSIVHGDESLARLYENSRISSDQLPMQLQSGIVKKAVALGRYLQNPLAMVATLCGPGREILSWKICALEHFLTPDEKYEVVEQVMVDVTNQVGIDLNLAISHEWLFAPLQFISGLGPRKAASLQKMLVGFGEAVYTRKDMSKDTSNPPTLKDKLKRKYGLDNRVFINACGFLRVRLSGSAGSSYTDIDLLDDTRINPESYQLAEQLAKDVYDVEGRNDDDDVVGFVREHPKYLKNIDVEEYAKSKRCEKKIITLYDIRRELIQGFQDWRKKYEEPTQDEEFYMITGETEDTLAEGKIVQVTVRRVQADRAQLALECGLTGILMKEDYQPDDWRGISDLSDRLNEGDILTCKIKSIQKKSYRVFLAYRESEIRNDRSHIQNLDTYYQEDWKSLQSEQEKAQKSMQLEKKNFNPRMIVHPRFQNISADESMRLLSDKDPGESIFRPSSRGPSHLSLTLKIYDGVYAHKDIVEGGKEKKDITSILRIGKTLTIGEDTFEDLDEVVDRYVDPLVAQLKAMLNYRKFRRGTKAEVDALLKIEKLENPARIVYSFGVSHEYPGTIILTYIRSSNPHHELVGMYPKGFKFRKRMFKKIDQLVEYFQRHVNDPPQELGPPIRSVAAIVPMRSPATRGSSGASVGSGWGGSTNDGGRRSQTSGRDRSSTSSSRTGRNDMGNFPGAKVQNSPGREAFPGGWGAGGSGSGSGWGGKSNDGWGQGSGGAYGDVVDPRASGWDSDPKRRRFR is encoded by the exons ATGGGCAAAGGTGTTGTCTCCGACGAGGAAG ATGAGATGATTCATGGAGAGGACGAGGACAGGTCGCTTGTTGACGACGTTGCAGTGGATGACTCTGACGGTGGCGGTGACGGTGACGACGTGGAAGATGAAGAGGAGGAGGGCG AAGGTCTGGATGAATATGAGAAGGATGATTTTCTAGTGGATGATGTCGAGgatgaagaggaggaggaagaagggagAGCGGACagtgatgaagaagaaagacagaagaagaagaaaaaaaagaaaag GGAGGAGTATGTCCTTGATGACGATGACTATGATCTCCTGGAGGACaataatgtgtatgccttccgCAGAAAG TCTCAGGGGAAATTTAAGCGACTGAAAAAAGCTCAGAGGAACTCTGAGGGGGTATCTGATGGGAAGACGATTGAGCAATCTTTATTTGATGGTGAAGAAG GTTATCCGCTTGAGGACATTGCAGAAGAGGAGGAACCAGAAGCAGAAGCCGATGGAgatgttggtgaagatgatatggCAGACTTTATTGTCGATGATGAAGAGTTTGATGTGACTGGATCTCCAGTGAGACAAGGGAAGGTTAAGAGAAGAAAATCTACAAAGGCACCAGAAGTCCCATCATCTTCTTTGCAGGAAGCACATGATATATTTGGTGATCCTCAACAACTGATAGAACTTCGAAAGCAAGGTTTGGATTCCGGGGAATGGAGGAATATGAGGATTAAAGATCAGTTTGAACCCAGTGTTCTTTCTGAAAAGTATATGACAGACAAGGATGAACAGATTCAGGCGCTTGATATTCCGGAAAGAATTCAG ATATATGAGACATGCACTGGTTCTCCTCCACTGAATGCAAAACGTATAGATGATGAGAGTACCTGGATATATGATCAACTTACGAGTGGTATAATACCCTTCTATGGCATGACAGACTTGGGGAAATCTATAAGCAGGGATGACATCAGAAATTTTTTGGAGTTGCACCATGTGCAAATGTTCGAT ATTCCCTTTATTGCTATGTATCGGAAAGAGGAGTGTCTAAGCTTATTGAAAGATCCCAAACACCTTGAATTGGAAGACGAAAACCAGGACAAAAATAAGAACAAACCTGAGCTAAAGTGGCACAGATTACTTTGGACGATTCAGGACTTGGACAGAAAATGGCTGCTGCTTCAGAAGCGAAAAAGTGCATTGAAATCATACTACAAGAAGCGGTTTGAGGTAGAATCTCAATGTATATCTGAGGAGACCAGACTCACATTGAATCAGCAGCTTTTTGAATCAGTTATGAAGTCACTTGAGGCTGCAAAATCAGAGAGAGAAGTTGATGATGCTGATGCCAAGTTTAACTTGCATTTTCCTCCAGGCGAGGGAGGTGTGGATGCAGGACAATATAAGAGGCCGAAGAGGAAATCACTTTATAGTATCTGCATCAAGGCTGGCCTGTGGCATGCTGCAAGAAAGTTCGGCTACAGCTCTGAGCAATTTGGACTGCAATTATCACTAGAAAATATGAGAATGGATGAGTTGGAGGATGCTAAGGAGACACCAGAGGAGATGGCTTCCACCTTTACATGTGCAATGTTCGATACACCTCAAGCCGTGCTCAAAGGAGCTAGGCATATG GCAGCTGTTGAGATAAGTTGGGAGCCATGTGTCAGGAAGTATGTTCGAAGCAATTACTTGGATATAACTGAGATATCAACAAACCCAACACTTGAAGGAAATGTTGCAATAGATGCTTCTCATCAGTTTGCAGGGGTGAAGTGGCTGAAAAGAAAGCCATTAAATAGATTCGAGGGCGCGCAATGGCTGCTTATCCAGAAGGCTGAAGAGGAGAAGCTTCTTCAAGTTACTATTCAGCTGCCGGAAGACAGACTAAATAAGTTGATCAGCGACTTTAATGAGTACTATCTTAGTGATGGTGTTAGTAAATCTGCACAACTGTGGAATGAGCAGCGGAAGCTGATATTGCAGGATGCACTTTTTAATTTCCTTCTACCTTCAATTGAGAAAGAAGCAAGATCCTTATTGACTAGTAGAGCAAAACACTGGTTACGTGTGGAATACGGAAATGCTTTGTGGAATCAAGTCTCTGTGGGACCTTATCAACGGAAGGAAAATGATGGTAGCTCAAACAATGAAGCTGCACCGAAGGTCATGGCTTGCTTTTGGGGACCTGGTAACCCAGCAACCACTTTTGTGATGTTAGATTCATCTGGGGAGGTGCTAGATGTACTTTATGCCGGGGCCCTCTCTTTACGCTTCCTCAATGCTAATGACGAGAAGCGTAAAAAGGATGAACAAGAACGCATTTTGAAGTTCATGATTGATCATCAACCACACGTCGTCGTCCTAGGGGGTGTTAACTTGTCTTGTACTCGCCTGAAGGACGATATCTATGAG ATAATTTATAAGATGGTGGAGGAGCATCCAAGAGATGTTGGGGCTGATATGGATGGCCTAAGCATTGTACATGGGGATGAATCTTTGGCTCGCCTATATGAAAATTCTCGGATTTCATCTGATCAGCTACCAATGCAGCTGCAGTCAG GCATTGTCAAGAAGGCTGTGGCTCTTGGGCGTTATCTTCAAAATCCATTGGCCATGGTTGCCACGCTTTGTGGACCAGGACGAGAGATCTTATCTTGGAAAATCTGCGCTCTTGAGCACTTTCTCACCCCAGATGAGAAGTATGAGGTGGTTGAACAGGTCATGGTAGATGTTACAAACCAGGTAGGCATTGACCTAAATTTGGCTATAAGCCACGAATGGTTATTTGCACCACTTCAATTCATTTCTGGACTCGGACCTAGAAAGGCAGCCTCGTTGCAGAAGATGTTGGTAGGCTTTGGTGAAGCAGTATATACACGAAAGGACATGTCAAAGGACACGTCAAATCCACCAACACTAAAGGACAAGTTAAAGAGAAAATACGGGCTTGATAATAGGGTTTTTATTAATGCTTGTGGTTTCCTGCGTGTTCGGCTGAGTGGGTCGGCTGGTAGCAGCTACACCGATATTGATCTGCTGGATGATACCAGAATCAATCCGGAATCTTATCAACTTGCAGAACAATTGGCGAAAGATGTTTATGATGTGGAAGGTCgcaatgatgatgatgatgtggtGGGGTTCGTCAGGGAGCATCCTAAATATCTAAAGAACATCGATGTTGAAGAATATGCTAAAAGCAAACGGTGTGAGAAAAAGATAATTACATTGTATGATATAAGGAGAGAATTAATACAGGGTTTTCAGGACTGGCGTAAAAAATATGAAGAACCAACCCAGGATGAAGAATTCTACATGATTACAGGTGAAACGGAGGATACCCTTGCCGAAGGAAAAATTGTGCAGGTCACAGTTCGCAGGGTGCAAGCTGATCGTGCACAACTTGCTCTTGAATGTGGATTGACTGGTATTCTTATGAAAGAAGACTATCAGCCAGATGATTGGAGGGGTATTTCTGACTTGTCTGATAGACTGAATGAGGGTGATATTCTCACTTGCAAGATCAAATCAATTCAAAAGAAAAGTTACCGGGTGTTCCTAGCTTATAGAGAGAGTGAGATTAGAAATGACCGATCTCACATTCAGAATCTTGATACCTATTACCAAGAAGACTGGAAAAGTCTACAGAGTGAGCAAGAAAAAGCTCAGAAGAGTATGCAGCTGGAAAAGAAGAATTTCAATCCAAGGATGATCGTTCATCCTCGCTTCCAGAATATATCTGCAGATGAATCGATGAGG TTATTGTCTGATAAGGATCCTGGGGAAAGCATTTTTCGTCCTAGTTCCCGTGGGCCTTCTCATTTATCCTTAACCCTCAAGATTTATGATGGAGTTTATGCTCATAAAGACATAGTTGAAGgtggaaaggaaaagaaggacaTTACGAGCATACTCCGTATTGGAAAGACCCTGACCATTGGGGAGGACACTTTTGAGGATTTGGACGAG GTGGTGGATCGTTATGTTGATCCATTAGTGGCTCAGTTGAAGGCAATGCTAAACTATCGAAAGTTCAGGAGGGGAACAAAGGCAGAGGTTGATGCTCTTTTGAAGATTGAGAAATTGGAGAACCCCGCGCGGATAGTTTATAGTTTTGGGGTATCACATGAATATCCAGGCACGATAATTCTGACCTATATTCGGAGTTCAAATCCACACCACGAGTTAGTTGGAATGTATCCAAAGGGATTCAAGTTCAGAAAACGGATGTTTAAGAAAATTGATCAGCTTGTAGAGTATTTTCAACGCCATGTCAATGACCCTCCGCAAGAGTTAGGGCCACCAATTAGATCAGTTGCTGCTATTGTGCCAATGCGAAGCCCTGCAACTCGGGGTTCTTCAGGGGCATCCGTGGGCAGTGGTTGGGGTGGTTCAACCAATGATGGTGGGCGGAGAAGCCAGACTTCTGGCAGGGATCGATCATCTACATCGAGTTCACGAACAG GCCGAAATGATATGGGCAACTTTCCGGGTGCAAAGGTTCAAAACTCACCGGGAAGGGAAGCTTTCCCAGGTGGCTGGGGTGCCGGTGGAAGTGGCAGTGGCAGTGGCTGGGGTGGCAAGAGCAATGATGGATGGGGTCAAGGAAGtggtggtgcatatggagaTGTTGTTGATCCTAGGGCTTCAGGCTGGGATTCTGACCCAAAACGAAGAAGGTTCAGATAA